From a region of the Listeria monocytogenes ATCC 19117 genome:
- a CDS encoding low temperature requirement protein A, protein MAERKVSWLELFFDLIFVTAVASTTHLLLSVDNHPDKTAVYFGEYLLMVTPMFWAWVGQTMFFNRFGEKIKLPELYMLPQMFFLILMTASFDLTFSNTYYTFLIGYLGIRLITVIQYFVISKQLTGNARKVAILLGSVFLLGVLTTATSVFFEGFARYLVMYLGIAVDIILPLFLAKTLRKVPVDFPHLAERFGLFVIITFGESIVAITTILVGHTLDPYTIGYTLLGFLIICTLWASYFHSFEKIVDHHKETHGQYLIYGHFFIIISVMLLAANVHLLFEGHLERNVLLLMLFGSVAVFFVSKQFVFAAHKKAEVTFSFWKDALLLLLLVGLFFVNLYSDFPLFVSFVSIWVCALVDLGLQFGTSRSARM, encoded by the coding sequence GTGGCGGAAAGAAAAGTTTCTTGGCTAGAACTATTTTTTGATTTAATATTCGTAACTGCTGTTGCTTCAACGACGCATCTGTTACTTAGCGTCGATAATCATCCGGATAAAACAGCTGTTTATTTTGGCGAATATTTATTGATGGTCACGCCGATGTTTTGGGCGTGGGTTGGGCAGACAATGTTTTTCAATCGCTTCGGTGAGAAAATCAAACTACCCGAACTTTATATGTTGCCGCAAATGTTTTTCTTAATTTTGATGACAGCGAGTTTTGATTTAACGTTTTCAAATACGTATTATACTTTTTTAATTGGTTATTTAGGTATTCGCTTAATTACGGTTATCCAGTATTTTGTTATTAGTAAGCAGTTGACGGGAAATGCGCGGAAAGTGGCGATACTTCTTGGGAGTGTTTTTCTACTAGGTGTTTTGACAACTGCGACTTCGGTGTTTTTTGAAGGATTTGCGCGTTATTTAGTGATGTATCTTGGGATTGCAGTTGATATTATTTTACCGTTATTTTTAGCTAAAACATTGCGCAAAGTGCCGGTTGATTTTCCACATCTTGCGGAACGTTTTGGATTATTTGTTATCATCACATTTGGTGAAAGTATTGTTGCGATTACGACTATTTTAGTTGGGCACACGCTTGATCCCTATACGATTGGGTACACGTTGCTTGGCTTTTTAATTATTTGTACGCTTTGGGCATCGTATTTCCATAGCTTTGAGAAAATTGTCGACCACCATAAAGAAACCCATGGCCAGTACTTAATTTATGGACATTTCTTTATTATTATTTCAGTGATGTTACTTGCGGCGAATGTGCATTTGTTGTTCGAGGGGCATTTGGAACGCAATGTTTTGTTATTGATGTTGTTTGGTTCTGTAGCTGTGTTTTTCGTTTCGAAACAATTTGTTTTTGCTGCTCATAAAAAGGCCGAAGTGACATTTTCTTTTTGGAAAGATGCGTTGTTATTGTTACTTCTAGTGGGGCTGTTTTTTGTTAATTTGTATAGTGATTTTCCTCTATTTGTTAGTTTTGTGAGTATTTGGGTTTGTGCGCTGGTGGATCTTGGTTTGCAGTTTGGGACTTCGCGGTCGGCACGAATGTAA
- a CDS encoding iron chaperone, translated as MEVFAEYLAEIENPDHRARTQEVLTWVAETFPDLKPEIKWNTPMFTNNGTFIIGFSIAKQHMSVSPEVAGIERFEADIKEAGYSHTKGIFRITWAKPVDYDLLAKIIEFNIQDKANYTSFWRV; from the coding sequence ATGGAAGTTTTTGCAGAATATTTAGCTGAAATTGAAAATCCGGATCACCGCGCGAGAACACAAGAAGTTTTAACATGGGTGGCGGAAACTTTTCCAGACTTAAAGCCAGAAATCAAATGGAATACACCGATGTTTACAAATAATGGCACGTTCATAATCGGCTTCTCTATTGCAAAACAGCATATGAGCGTTTCCCCAGAAGTGGCTGGAATCGAACGTTTCGAAGCAGACATTAAAGAAGCGGGCTATAGTCATACGAAAGGTATTTTCCGAATTACGTGGGCTAAACCAGTTGACTATGACCTACTAGCAAAAATTATCGAGTTTAATATTCAAGATAAAGCAAATTATACTAGTTTTTGGCGCGTTTAA